The following nucleotide sequence is from Cydia pomonella isolate Wapato2018A chromosome 6, ilCydPomo1, whole genome shotgun sequence.
CAGCACCTACCTAGCATTAACTGTACTTAGTTTGATTGCATCACAAACTTTACAAATTACGTCAAATTATAACGCGAATCCTACGCGGTCCTACTAATCCATTGTATTTCAAAATATactagtagttcgccccgaactgagaactcgcgatTCGCCAAAAATATGGATCAATTAATATACTTAGTCGGCAAAGGATTGAAAAAAGCGTGCGATTTATTACAAGGACTGTGGAGCCCTTACATAACTGATATATTTAAGTCACCATAgcgattaaaataaactgtatctgtggtaagccgtaatctttcttgtcaaatacctacatcatgttttttttttatctttttctttatgtttttttatcttGCTTATTTTAATATCGTAAATTACTTTCATGCAAATAAGATGGCCAGAATAGCAAGActcctcacaaatagctttttggcCTTCTAGGGTCCTGTAGCTCCATAACTCCTTGATCAATCAAGCCTGTTCATAATTTgatgactaaaatataatgccctcaactacgcgtttacctaatttcatttaaattagaacaaatttacttaagttattgtccTTCAAACTTTCCTCTGATAGTTCGTCTTAAAAACATCAGGACGAGCCCCTAGCCAGCCGTATGTTCCAAGacttccaagttgaatgtaagaacttcacttcgcttcgctcgctcgttcgataaTGTGCAAAATTAATACTTGCATAGCCAAACATGAAAATTTGCAAGCACGGATACAGTTTGATATGATCTTTTAAATCCTATTTAAGACATTTACATATATAGCTCATTGTAATATTTACGGTAAAACAGTTTTGTGACTTTCTTTTAAAATGGGTTCATTGTCATTTTTCGCCGTCCCCCTAATAACCGAAACCGCGTATGTGTCCAAAACGTAAGCGATGATGGATAGCGATTTAACATCCACGCAAGGTGTTGTGGTACTTGTAATTGCCATTCAGGTAATTCGAACGCCACACTGCCATCAGAATGATAcctgaatcatgttatttatttatcgtgcaTCTTCTCTGCGCAAGTACATATACGGACAAGTTCGAGTGAAaggcacgataactaaataacatgattcaaatggGTATCGTtgtgatgtcagtgtacgttcgaattgattTTTCAGAGTAAGCTCGCACCCACGTGGAATTGAACGTAATTACAATTACAGAATAGATTGACTTTTTCcagtcagtacccctagtgtaaattcagtcgatagcgaaacgtgacgtacgcgtttgcgttaagtctcattttgtatgggtttttgaacagcgcgccaagcgggacgtttggaaagtcaaaaatctcatacaaaatgagacttaacgcaaacgcgtacgtcacgtttcgaaatcgaatttatttacactaggggtactgatcattAGGCAAAGGTTAGTTTTTTCATCGTAACACTAATTTTTAAAGCCCATTATAATTttagaaaacattaaatgaattaatttgccattgaaatattttaaaaacttgtGTGAAGTATTTAAGATGCACTGACTATCCAGGAACTTCTAGAACGGAGAGAAAGCACAAGACGCGTCCGCTTGGTAACAACCATTTATTGAAAGAGAGCGatgataagtaggtacttatacattATGTCAGTGAGAATTGTTTCTACCCTCTTACATCATTATACCCATATATTACACCTCCACCCTTATTTCTAACATATgtgaaaattaattaactaggTACATTTTCATGATAAAGTTTTTTAGTCAATCTCAAACCCATATCTTTTTACAGAACGTAACTTATCCCTAGGTCTCAGTGTGGGCCGGGGAAGGTTGACCGGGGGGTCGGTGGATTCTGACGTATTAGATCGGGGTGGCGAGGGAGCTGTCACCGCTGCTCCACCAGACTCCGCAGGGCATTGATCTTCAACCGTTACACTAGATGTGTCGTTGCGCTCACTCCTCAACCCGTCCGACTCTTGGGTTGGTGATGACGGAGACGGATCCTCATATGTGCTCATCCAGCGACTTTTAATTTGATCCACATGTCTATGAATGGGTGAACCGTTTTCCGCCGCAACTATATAATTACGTGAACTTGTTTTTTCCTGAATTCTACCATCTAACCATCTACTACCCCCACTATAGTTCCTATACCACACATTTTCCCCCACGTTAAATTCCCTAGATGTACCGCCAGCGTAAGTTATTTGCTTTGTTTGTCGTTCTTTGACTTTGTCTTCTACCGATCCATCCCTTAACAAGTCTAGCCTGGAACGAAGCTTCCTACGCTGCAATAGCTCTGCCGGTGATACCCCTGTGGTACTATGTTCTACATTCCGATACGCTAGAAGGTAAGCCTGCAACGCTGCATCTATATCGCCACCATCCCGCATAGCCTTTTTAATAGCCCGCTTGCACAACTTGACTGCCCCCTCGGCAGCCCCGTTGGAAGCCGGATGGTACGCGGCCGCAAAAGTGACCTTGACCCGATTATGTGTCATGAAACTTTTATACTCTTGACTTGTAAAGGGTGGTCCGTTATCCGAAACTACTTCTCGTGGTAAACCGAAACGCGAGAAAGTCTCTCTTAATACCTTTATTACAGCTTTCGCCGTGGTCGACTGCATTTGGAAAACCTCTAACCACTTAGAAGTAGAATCGATAAGAATCAAAAATGTCCTACCCTGTATGGGTCCCAAAAAATCAATATGTAATCTGGTCCAGACGTCCGTCAAGTACCGCCAGGGCtgtggcggcgcgcgcggcggcgccgaGCTCTCCGCCACGCACGTGCCGCAGCTCCTGCAGGTGCGCTCCACGTCCGCGTCGATGCCCGGCCACCACATGACACTGCGCGCCATACTCTTCATTTTTACAATACCCATGTGTCCCACATGTAGCTCCCGTAATAACTTTTCCCGCAATACTTCTGGGATTACTAACCGGTAGCCCCAAACCATGCAGCCCCTGTCCATATACAATTCGTTTCGTCGTAAAAAGTAAGGTTGGACCTCTCTGTCATTTACTGATGATGGCCACCCGGTCTGTAAATAACTTACTATTCGCCTTAATACAGAATCTTTTTCTGTGCTAacttgaaccatttttttatctataggTAAAAAATCTTGAACAAAATTCAAATACGTAACTTCTTTCGTTAAACTGACCGATTTGTTTACCGGCAAACGGGACAGGGCGTCTGCCGCGTTACTCTCACTGCGcacatattcaatattaaaattatatccgGCTAGCAATACCGCCCATCGTTGAAGTCTACTAGCTGCCATTACTGGTATTCCTTTCTTTTCGCCAAAAATAGATACCAGAGGCTTATGGTCGGTCCGTAAAGTGAATTCCCTACCATATAAATATTGGTGGAATTTTCTCACCCCAAATATTATACTCAATGCTTCACGTTCAATTTGCGAATAGCCCTTTTCTGCCGCATTGAGTGTTCGCGACGCGTACGCCACCGGCCGCTCGCCGTCCGGCGTAATGTGAGACACCACAGCGCCCACCCCCAAGCTACTAGCGTCACAAGTCAAAACCACCGGCAGATCGAGAGAATAATGAGCCAGGACTTCACTAGacgttaatatttcttttattttcctaAACGCCTCACTACACTCCTGGTTCCACTGATACGTAACCCCCTTCTTTAGTAACTTGTAAAACGGTGTGAGTACCGTACTAATATTTCGGACAAATTTCGCATAATACATTACTAAGCCTATAAAAGACCGTAACTCCGTAATACTATTTGGTTCGGGAACCTTTTTTATTGCTTCTATTTTCTCAGGACACGTGTGTACACCATGTTTACTGATAACGAAACCTAAGTACGTCACCGATTCGGAAAAGAAAGTACATTTATCTTTCCTAACCTTTAGACCGTAAGTTTTGAGCCTTCTGAACACCTCATGTAACGTTTTTAAATGCGTTTCATCATCTTCCCCGGTTATTATCAGATCgtctaaaaaaatacctacgcGCGGTAAATCTCCAAATAGCTGTTCTAATTTCCTCTGAAAAATACCGGGGCTCGAAGCTAAGCCGTATATAAGTCGATTGTACATGAATAAGCCTTTATGGGTATTTATCACTGTAAACCGTTTGGATTCGTCTAATTCAAATTGTGCGTACGCTTGCGATAAATCTAATTTGGTAAATCGAGTCCCTCCATATAATTTAGCAAGTAAGTCATCAACCCGTGGCAGCGGAAAACGGTCTACCTCCAAACATCTGTTGAGAGTTAGTTTAAAGTCAGCACATACCCGAATGGTTCCATCTTTTTTCATCACCGGAACAATAGGCGTAGCCCAGTCGGACGAGTTTACCGGAGTGATCACACCGTCCGCCACCAGCTGATCGAGCGCGCGCTCAACTGGCTCGCGCAGCGCATACGCCAGAGGTCGTGCGCGCAGGAACACGGGCGCCGCGCCCTCTCGCAGCCGGAACCCCACCGTTCCGCCAGTAAACCTTCCCAAGCCGCCTTCAAATACTTCACAATATCTGGAACTGAAAtcgtttatgtcaaaaatatgcTTTGTACTAACATTATTACAATTGACGGATTTTACTAAGTCAGGTAGTATTCCTAACTCTTTTATCCACTGTCTGCCGAGTAAACTCGTTTTCCCGTTAACCATTACATACAAATCTAActctttacattttttgttatattgcACCGAAGGTAATATTTTACCTACGGGTTTGACACTTATGTCCGTATAATAACATAAATTCAAATTGCTAGCTTTTAACGGACACTCAGGAAATAATTGACTATAACAATCATAGCTAATACAAGATATCGCACTGCCCGTATCTACTTCCATAACTAAATTTACATTATTCACTTTTAATTGCACCATGTAAGGCCCATACTTCTTCAACTTTTTAGCATCTATAGAAAAGTTATTTACCTCTTCACTGCCGTTACTGTCACTGTCTGAATACTGGTACCCTGCCTGCTCTTCTAACATCGCATGAAAAGAgacgttttttcttaaattcgGACACATTTTCTTAAGATGCCCTTCTTTGTTACATACTCTGCAAACATAGGCCCTAAATTTACACGAGCTCTGTCCATGCTGCCCTCCGCACGCCGAACATTGCTGGGTTTGTCCTCCCTTCCAGTCCGCACTATTCGTAACGACTCGTCGCTTGTCCGCGCCCATAGCGCCCTTTGTCCCGTCGCCCTGCGTGACCTTTGGACCGCGCGGCCCATAGCGCTCGGTGCTAGCCGCCTCCGCCGACTGTCGCTTGTCCCGCTTCACCGTGGCCAGCTGATGCACTGCCGTTGCTATCATGGATGATGATACTCCCTCCTCTATTGTAGAACGGTCCTGTACCAACGCCGCATGACTTTCCGCTGCTTCCATCGCCACTGCCATTTTAAATGCTCTTTCAAATGTTAGGTTATCTTCCGTAAATAACTTTTGCCGAATGCTATCATTACGGATACCACACACGAATCGGTCTCGTAAATTCTCTTTTAAACTGGCTTCTTGAAAATCACAATCTTTTGTTAACTTTTTTAACTCCGCAGTATATTCCGCGATGGTTTCGTCACTTCTTTGTGTCCTCTGACGAAATTTAAATCGTTCGGCCATGGTACTCCGCGTTGGCTGTAGGTGCTTCTTCATAACTGCCACAAGGTCATCAAATTCTTTTGTTGACGGTTTGTCCGGTGAACATAAGTTTGCCATGAGCTCGTACGCCTCACTACCCATAACGGTGATTAAAGTCGCTACCTGCACAGCCGGTTTAACGTCGTTAACCACAAAATACTGGCCCAAGCGCTCCACATATAAATCCCAATTATCCTTATGCACATCGAAAGCACCAATTTTACCGATAGACATTGTAACTGCGATATTCACTCACGTccactaaaaaaaaagtttcacacGCGTTCACAGTTCGATTTCGTCGCCACTGAAGTATTTAAGATGCACTGACTATCCAGGAACTTCTAGAACGGAGAGAAAGCACAAGACGCGTCCGCTTGGTAACAACCATTTATTGAAAGAGAGCGatgataagtaggtacttatacattATGTCAGTGAGAATTGTTTCTACCCTCTTACATCATTATACCCATATATTACAGTGGACCTGATATTTTTACTTTCAACTTAAACCGTCACACACAGATATCAAAGATATACTTTAGTTGTGTTCCTAAACGAGACAACGACTGATAGCTAGCTCAAATCCACACAAGGTAACATTGCCTTTGCCAGCTTGAGCCCACCCTTTGTTGACTGTAATGGCCGCCAAATAGGGTGTAACTGAGCGCAATTACAGTTACTTTAAAGATAGACTTGTGTGCAGAGAAATCACTGGGTCAAATCTAGCTTTTTACACTCACATGCTTGTTTGTCTAAGTTAAGTCTTGCACCAGATGTCTGCTTACTTTATAATtctatatacaatatttttaacttcTTTTGTCGGATTAGAGATAGTTTTACGTAGATTCGTCCACGGCTTAACAAGTAATAAAGTAGAAAAATAGTTGTTGAAAAATTGGAAGGCGGTTAACCTAAATTTgctcaataataattaatatcaatTATAGCTTGTTCATTTGAACAGCTTTTTTACgatcaatttaattaaatggaGTATTTTCGTCATCTTATCTGTTCTGTTCTGCTAATGTTGTAGATCCCAGGCGCTAATTTAGCATAATTAGCTAATCTCGCAGATTTCTTTTTGGGTAAAATGTCTATTTATTCTTACCGCATGGGCATGTAATTAAGCCTCGCCTTTGCTGTCGGCTTGTCATATTACTTTGACAGCCTCTCTAGGCGAGCTTTCGTAAGCTAAACTCATGCGCACAACATATTCACACAGAAACGCAAACGGTTAGAATTTTCCGGCAAACCAAAGTAACGTGATCTCTATAATGGTGTATATGGTATAATtgctattaattattatacaggAATTATTACTACCAATTTGGGTGAATGAGGAAACTATTCTACTTTATGGTGCAGCCTGCCCGCgcagccaacgtgcatatcgttcatgctctgtggcgaacgaaacgcaactgtcacagtcgcactaatatggaagagtgacagaaagagatgactacgctacgctacggagcattaactattgtaacgttggctacgcgaccTGATATGGATCTATCGTCACTACACGAAAACAAAGAAGTAACACGACGGCGGTTACGCCAACTTTTAATTCTACgttttaattttcatattaacTGTTTTTCAAGATAATCGTAATAATCTTCATTAGTTTTACGCGTCGGCATGGTTTAAAACCGTTGATATACTTTTAGcacgcaaataaaataaaataaaaaaattgtttatttcagacatataAGTGTCCATAGAAGTATTAGTGAaacttaaaaacttaaaaatactatGTTAGTTCATTTACATACGAGTACTAAGCAAAAGTAACgctaatttaatttgaatactaAAGGGAACGTGCGAAACAGCGATGCACTAAATCGTGCATGATAGCGCCTGGTTGGTGAGGGTTGAATTTCTACCCTATTTTTTCTATATTGTGTTTTATTTCTCCAAGATATAGTGCGAAATAGCGAGTCTATTGTGAAACTACATACATGTGTAATATATGCTAATATCGAGAACGAAACccaaaagtaatatttaaatgttttacttGTAGGTTGTCTTTGTTCGAAACCTGTCGCATTTAACTGTTTCTTTCATTGCACGTACACTAAGCTGCAGACATAACTGACCCTAAGGGAAACTTGTTTGCAGGGTGGGGGTCAGttttctctgcagcttactgtataTCTTATGTCAGCTTTTCCCGAATCCTATGTAGTGTGCAATGGGCAGTTCTTGATATCTCAGAAACTTTATatagtttctttttttaatggatGGGCGGCCGGCGATGGAGGCGATATGTATCATAGCCATTAGAGTTAATTACCCAGGCTTTAATAGTACACGAGACTTAATTAATCTCAAAAAGCAAAACAAGGACATGatgataataaaaaatcggTGGTAAAATTGTCTGCTAAAATTTCGTACAAAACTAATACCTTACTCGTAGTATTTTTCTCATctacagta
It contains:
- the LOC133518588 gene encoding uncharacterized protein K02A2.6-like, translated to MSIGKIGAFDVHKDNWDLYVERLGQYFVVNDVKPAVQVATLITVMGSEAYELMANLCSPDKPSTKEFDDLVAVMKKHLQPTRSTMAERFKFRQRTQRSDETIAEYTAELKKLTKDCDFQEASLKENLRDRFVCGIRNDSIRQKLFTEDNLTFERAFKMAVAMEAAESHAALVQDRSTIEEGVSSSMIATAVHQLATVKRDKRQSAEAASTERYGPRGPKVTQGDGTKGAMGADKRRVVTNSADWKGGQTQQCSACGGQHGQSSCKFRAYVCRVCNKEGHLKKMCPNLRKNVSFHAMLEEQAGYQYSDSDSNGSEEVNNFSIDAKKLKKYGPYMVQLKVNNVNLVMEVDTGSAISCISYDCYSQLFPECPLKASNLNLCYYTDISVKPVGKILPSVQYNKKCKELDLYVMVNGKTSLLGRQWIKELGILPDLVKSVNCNNVSTKHIFDINDFSSRYCEVFEGGLGRFTGGTVGFRLREGAAPVFLRARPLAYALREPVERALDQLVADGVITPVNSSDWATPIVPVMKKDGTIRVCADFKLTLNRCLEVDRFPLPRVDDLLAKLYGGTRFTKLDLSQAYAQFELDESKRFTVINTHKGLFMYNRLIYGLASSPGIFQRKLEQLFGDLPRVGIFLDDLIITGEDDETHLKTLHEVFRRLKTYGLKVRKDKCTFFSESVTYLGFVISKHGVHTCPEKIEAIKKVPEPNSITELRSFIGLVMYYAKFVRNISTVLTPFYKLLKKGVTYQWNQECSEAFRKIKEILTSSEVLAHYSLDLPVVLTCDASSLGVGAVVSHITPDGERPVAYASRTLNAAEKGYSQIEREALSIIFGVRKFHQYLYGREFTLRTDHKPLVSIFGEKKGIPVMAASRLQRWAVLLAGYNFNIEYVRSESNAADALSRLPVNKSVSLTKEVTYLNFVQDFLPIDKKMVQVSTEKDSVLRRIVSYLQTGWPSSVNDREVQPYFLRRNELYMDRGCMVWGYRLVIPEVLREKLLRELHVGHMGIVKMKSMARSVMWWPGIDADVERTCRSCGTCVAESSAPPRAPPQPWRYLTDVWTRLHIDFLGPIQGRTFLILIDSTSKWLEVFQMQSTTAKAVIKVLRETFSRFGLPREVVSDNGPPFTSQEYKSFMTHNRVKVTFAAAYHPASNGAAEGAVKLCKRAIKKAMRDGGDIDAALQAYLLAYRNVEHSTTGVSPAELLQRRKLRSRLDLLRDGSVEDKVKERQTKQITYAGGTSREFNVGENVWYRNYSGGSRWLDGRIQEKTSSRNYIVAAENGSPIHRHVDQIKSRWMSTYEDPSPSSPTQESDGLRSERNDTSSVTVEDQCPAESGGAAVTAPSPPRSNTSESTDPPVNLPRPTLRPRDKLRSVKRYGFEID